From a region of the uncultured Desulfatiglans sp. genome:
- the leuA gene encoding 2-isopropylmalate synthase (Evidence 2a : Function from experimental evidences in other organisms; PubMedId : 4570778, 6171647, 6195343, 9298646; Product type e : enzyme), with amino-acid sequence MEQIKIFDTTLRDGEQSPGASMNAAEKLRLARQLEKLGVNAIEAGFPAASTGDFDAVKQIAAHIHQAEVTALARASKEDIDKAWGAIRDAAKPRIHTFLATSDIHMQHKLRMNRDQVVEAAAAAVKYAKSLTPNVEFSAEDGSRSDRDFLCRVFGAAIEAGATTVNLPDTVGYAMPDEFGELVAYVIQHTPNIQRAVVSVHCHNDLGLATANTLAGIKAGARQAEVTINGIGERAGNTSLEELVMGLYTRREMLGFTTSIQTREIFPTSRLVSMITGIVVQPNKAVVGANAFAHEAGIHQDGVLKNRMTYEIMEPETIGLSSNRLVLGKHSGRHAFKQKLADMGYELSEEDLNRLFDRFKGLADKRKEILDEDIEVLVAEEILRVPDTYQLDYLNVVSGTMAVPTATVKLKINGETAQSAGFGVGPIDAAFNTIAKMTGTTSKLLRFSVNAISGGMDAQGEVTVRLQENGLVALGKGADPDIITASAKAFLNGLNRLEYMKRNPSISAEERIL; translated from the coding sequence ATGGAACAGATCAAGATTTTCGACACAACACTGAGGGACGGCGAACAATCACCAGGGGCCAGCATGAACGCGGCAGAGAAACTGCGTCTGGCCCGGCAGCTGGAAAAGCTGGGAGTCAATGCCATCGAGGCCGGTTTTCCGGCGGCCTCCACCGGGGATTTCGACGCGGTCAAACAAATCGCGGCCCACATCCACCAGGCGGAGGTGACCGCCCTGGCGAGGGCCAGTAAGGAAGACATCGACAAGGCCTGGGGGGCCATCCGGGATGCCGCCAAGCCACGGATCCACACCTTTCTCGCCACATCCGACATCCACATGCAGCACAAGCTGCGTATGAACCGGGACCAGGTAGTGGAAGCCGCGGCGGCCGCCGTGAAATACGCCAAGTCGCTCACGCCCAATGTGGAGTTTTCGGCTGAAGACGGGTCGCGAAGCGATCGGGACTTTCTCTGCCGGGTATTCGGAGCCGCTATCGAGGCCGGCGCCACGACGGTAAACCTTCCCGACACCGTCGGATACGCCATGCCTGATGAATTCGGGGAACTGGTGGCCTATGTCATCCAGCACACCCCGAATATCCAACGGGCGGTCGTGAGTGTGCACTGCCACAACGACCTCGGCCTGGCAACCGCCAACACCCTGGCCGGCATCAAGGCCGGTGCCCGCCAGGCGGAGGTCACCATCAACGGCATCGGAGAGCGGGCAGGAAACACTTCGCTCGAGGAGCTCGTCATGGGGCTGTATACCCGGCGGGAGATGCTGGGTTTCACCACCTCCATCCAGACCCGCGAGATCTTCCCGACGAGCCGTCTGGTGAGCATGATCACGGGTATCGTCGTACAGCCCAACAAGGCCGTGGTCGGCGCCAACGCCTTTGCCCACGAGGCCGGCATCCACCAGGACGGCGTCCTCAAGAACCGCATGACCTATGAGATCATGGAGCCTGAGACGATCGGCCTGTCCAGCAACCGCCTCGTGCTCGGAAAACACTCCGGGCGGCATGCCTTCAAACAGAAGCTGGCGGATATGGGATACGAGCTGTCAGAAGAGGATCTGAACCGCCTTTTCGACCGCTTCAAGGGACTCGCCGACAAACGGAAGGAGATCCTCGACGAAGACATCGAAGTCCTCGTGGCCGAAGAAATCCTGCGGGTGCCGGACACCTACCAGTTGGACTACCTGAATGTCGTGAGCGGGACGATGGCGGTCCCGACGGCCACGGTGAAGCTAAAGATCAACGGTGAAACCGCCCAGAGCGCCGGCTTCGGCGTGGGCCCGATCGACGCGGCGTTCAACACGATCGCCAAGATGACGGGCACGACGTCCAAACTGCTTCGCTTCTCCGTCAACGCCATCAGCGGCGGCATGGACGCCCAGGGGGAAGTGACCGTGCGTCTTCAGGAAAACGGTCTGGTGGCCCTCGGCAAAGGCGCGGACCCGGACATCATCACCGCCAGCGCAAAGGCGTTCCTGAACGGGCTGAACCGCCTCGAGTACATGAAACGCAACCCCTCCATATCCGCGGAGGAACGGATCTTATAG
- the leuD gene encoding 3-isopropylmalate dehydratase small subunit 1 — protein MHFQGKVWKLGDHIDTDLIIPARFLNVSDKDILAKNCFADLRPEFAGDVRKGDILVAGVNFGCGSSREHAPWAIKAAGIDVIIAKSFARIFYRNAFNIGLPILESEEAADAVEEGDRLDVDLTTGRISVVGKDRVFQAKPVPDFMRQIILAGGLVDYVKQKARA, from the coding sequence ATGCATTTTCAAGGCAAGGTTTGGAAACTGGGTGATCACATCGACACGGACCTCATCATTCCCGCGCGGTTCCTGAATGTATCCGACAAAGACATCCTGGCGAAGAACTGCTTTGCGGACCTGCGTCCCGAGTTCGCGGGGGACGTCCGGAAAGGGGACATTCTCGTTGCCGGCGTCAATTTCGGCTGCGGCTCATCCCGCGAGCATGCCCCGTGGGCCATCAAGGCGGCCGGGATCGATGTGATCATCGCCAAAAGCTTCGCGCGCATCTTTTACCGCAACGCCTTCAATATCGGGCTGCCCATCCTGGAATCGGAGGAGGCGGCGGACGCCGTCGAGGAAGGAGACCGGCTCGATGTGGATCTGACCACCGGCCGCATCAGCGTAGTTGGAAAGGACCGGGTTTTTCAAGCCAAACCCGTTCCGGATTTCATGCGCCAGATCATCCTGGCCGGTGGGCTCGTAGACTACGTCAAACAGAAGGCCCGCGCCTGA
- the leuC gene encoding 3-isopropylmalate dehydratase large subunit: protein MTPMTLTEKILARHAGRDAVQPGELIDVEVDLALANDITAPLAIGVFEGFGLNRVFDREKVALVPDHFVPNKDIPSAQQAKLMADFAARYDIEHYFELSESGIEHVILPEKGLVVPGDLVIGADSHTCTYGALGAFSAGVGSTDLGVIMATGRIWLKVPAGIKVVYRGRLQPWVGGKDLILKTIGILGVEGAGYKTLAFCGEGVRQLGMDDRFTMANMAVEAGAKNGIFAPDEITREYMAGRSKREGVYLADDPDAVFEQEIEIDLEALEPQVAFPHSPENVRPVSKAGDVKLDQVFIGSCTNGRLSDLRKAADVLRGRSVARGTRLIVIPGSPAIYLDAIREGIIETLLEAGAVIGPPCCGPCLGGHMGILAEGERALSTSNRNFIGRMGHPKSEVYLANPTVAAASAVTGHITAPDAL, encoded by the coding sequence ATGACCCCCATGACACTGACTGAAAAGATCCTGGCCCGGCACGCAGGGCGGGATGCCGTCCAACCGGGCGAACTCATCGACGTCGAGGTCGATCTGGCGCTCGCAAACGACATCACGGCACCGCTGGCGATCGGGGTATTCGAAGGCTTCGGCCTGAACCGGGTCTTCGACCGTGAGAAGGTCGCCCTGGTCCCGGACCATTTCGTACCCAACAAGGACATCCCGTCGGCGCAGCAGGCCAAGCTGATGGCGGATTTCGCCGCCCGATACGACATCGAGCACTATTTCGAACTGTCCGAATCCGGGATCGAGCACGTGATCCTGCCTGAAAAAGGCCTCGTCGTCCCGGGCGACCTGGTGATCGGGGCCGACAGCCACACCTGCACCTACGGCGCGCTAGGGGCCTTCTCGGCCGGTGTCGGGAGCACGGATCTGGGCGTCATTATGGCCACAGGACGCATCTGGTTGAAGGTGCCCGCCGGCATCAAGGTGGTTTATCGAGGCCGGCTGCAGCCCTGGGTCGGCGGCAAGGATCTGATCCTGAAAACCATCGGGATCCTGGGGGTGGAGGGCGCCGGCTACAAGACCCTCGCCTTCTGCGGCGAAGGAGTCCGGCAGCTCGGGATGGACGACCGGTTCACGATGGCCAACATGGCCGTCGAGGCGGGCGCCAAAAACGGGATCTTCGCCCCCGACGAGATTACACGCGAATACATGGCAGGCCGAAGCAAGCGGGAAGGCGTATATCTGGCGGACGACCCGGACGCCGTCTTCGAACAGGAGATCGAAATCGACCTGGAGGCCCTCGAGCCGCAGGTCGCCTTTCCCCACTCGCCGGAAAACGTCCGCCCCGTTTCGAAGGCAGGGGACGTCAAGCTGGATCAGGTCTTCATCGGCTCCTGCACCAACGGCCGACTGAGCGATCTGCGCAAGGCCGCCGACGTGCTGAGAGGGCGCTCGGTCGCCCGCGGCACCCGGCTGATCGTGATCCCCGGCTCTCCGGCCATCTACCTGGACGCGATCCGGGAGGGCATCATCGAAACGCTCCTCGAGGCGGGTGCCGTCATCGGCCCGCCCTGCTGCGGGCCTTGTCTCGGAGGCCACATGGGCATCCTCGCGGAAGGCGAGAGGGCCCTCTCGACCAGCAACCGCAATTTCATCGGACGGATGGGTCACCCGAAAAGCGAGGTCTACCTGGCCAATCCTACCGTTGCAGCCGCATCCGCCGTAACCGGGCATATCACCGCTCCCGACGCCCTGTAA